Proteins from a single region of Streptococcus mitis:
- a CDS encoding DUF6773 family protein, which translates to MITKFIHYQLLDEREEQLINKAGAESFSLFIGLVLLSYLVAVLAPSLFNPNFLVYTLIVGIFFFFNRARYLGVTYYSRFHFTILGCFFLTLAITALLMLQNYQFNIEIYQHNPLNVKYLSAWAITYIIYLPWVFIGNLGLKSYGEWAQKKFEQDMDELESGE; encoded by the coding sequence ATGATAACTAAATTCATTCATTATCAATTACTTGACGAAAGAGAAGAACAACTAATCAATAAAGCTGGGGCGGAATCCTTTTCCCTCTTTATTGGGCTGGTGCTTCTAAGCTATTTGGTGGCTGTATTGGCTCCATCTCTTTTTAATCCGAATTTTCTAGTCTATACTCTGATAGTAGGAATTTTCTTCTTTTTCAATCGTGCCCGTTATCTGGGAGTGACCTACTATAGTCGTTTTCATTTTACGATTTTGGGTTGTTTTTTCCTAACCTTGGCTATTACGGCTCTTTTGATGTTACAGAATTATCAATTCAACATAGAAATTTATCAGCACAATCCTTTGAACGTTAAATACCTGTCTGCTTGGGCTATTACTTATATCATTTACCTTCCCTGGGTCTTTATTGGCAATCTTGGTCTTAAGAGCTATGGTGAATGGGCTCAGAAAAAGTTTGAACAAGATATGGATGAACTGGAGAGTGGAGAATAG
- a CDS encoding GNAT family N-acetyltransferase: MKAIGTQILHTDRLILRRFVESDAEAMFQNWASSAENLTYVTWDPHSDVDVTRNSIRNWVASYTNPNYYKWAICLKEKPEQVIGDISIVAIDENDSSCEIGYVLGKKYWGHGMMTEALKAILDFCFTQASFQEVKARYASLNPASGRVMEKAGMSYLKTITNGVERKGYLADLIYYQISRED; the protein is encoded by the coding sequence ATGAAAGCAATCGGTACGCAAATATTACACACAGATCGTTTAATCTTGCGAAGATTTGTGGAAAGTGATGCAGAAGCCATGTTTCAGAATTGGGCTTCATCCGCTGAGAATCTGACCTATGTCACTTGGGATCCCCATTCTGATGTCGATGTGACTCGAAATTCCATTCGTAATTGGGTTGCCTCTTATACAAATCCCAACTATTACAAATGGGCCATTTGTCTCAAAGAAAAGCCAGAGCAGGTGATAGGAGATATCAGCATCGTTGCAATAGATGAGAACGATTCTTCTTGTGAAATTGGCTATGTTCTAGGCAAGAAATACTGGGGTCATGGTATGATGACAGAGGCCTTGAAAGCTATCTTGGACTTCTGTTTTACTCAAGCAAGCTTTCAAGAAGTCAAGGCACGTTATGCCAGTCTCAACCCAGCTTCAGGTCGTGTCATGGAGAAGGCTGGAATGTCCTATCTAAAGACTATTACCAATGGTGTAGAGAGAAAAGGCTATCTTGCGGACCTTATTTATTATCAGATAAGTAGGGAAGACTAG
- a CDS encoding nicotinate phosphoribosyltransferase, producing the protein MYPDDSLTLHTDLYQINMMQVYFDQGIHNKKAVFEVYFRQQPFKNGYAVFAGLERIVNYLEDLRFSDSDIAYLESLGYHGEFLDYLRNFKLELTVRSAQEGDLVFANEPIVQVEGPLAQCQLVETALLNIVNYQTLVATKAARIRSVIEDEPLMEFGTRRAQEMDAAIWGTRAAVIGGANGTSNVRAGKLFDIPVLGTHAHALVQVYGNDYEAFKAYAATHKNCVFLVDTYDTLRIGVPAAIQVARELGDQINFMGVRIDSGDIAYISKKVRQQLDEAGFTEAKIYASNDLDENTILNLKMQKAKIDVWGVGTKLITAYDQPALGAVYKIVAIEDENGQMRNTIKLSNNAEKVSTPGKKQVWRITSREKGKSEGDYITYDGVDVSDMTEIKMFHPTYTYIKKTVRNFDAVPLLVDIFKDGQLIYNLPSLTEIQAYARKEFDKLWDEYKRVLNPQHYPVDLARDVWQDKMDLIDKMRKEALGEGEEE; encoded by the coding sequence ATGTATCCAGATGATAGTTTGACATTGCACACGGACTTGTACCAGATTAACATGATGCAGGTTTACTTTGACCAAGGGATTCACAATAAAAAGGCGGTCTTTGAGGTTTATTTCCGCCAACAGCCTTTTAAGAATGGCTATGCGGTTTTTGCTGGTTTGGAAAGAATTGTGAACTATCTTGAAGATTTGCGTTTTTCAGATAGTGATATTGCCTATTTGGAGTCGCTTGGCTATCATGGGGAATTCTTGGACTATCTTCGCAATTTCAAGTTGGAGTTGACCGTTCGTTCTGCCCAAGAAGGGGATTTGGTTTTTGCTAATGAACCGATTGTGCAGGTGGAAGGCCCTCTAGCCCAATGTCAGTTGGTTGAAACGGCCCTTTTGAACATCGTCAACTACCAGACCTTGGTGGCGACTAAGGCAGCTCGTATTCGTTCGGTTATCGAAGATGAACCCTTGATGGAGTTTGGGACACGTCGGGCTCAAGAAATGGATGCGGCTATCTGGGGAACACGCGCAGCGGTGATTGGTGGTGCCAATGGAACCAGCAATGTGCGTGCTGGTAAACTCTTTGACATTCCTGTCTTGGGGACCCATGCCCATGCCTTGGTACAGGTTTATGGTAATGACTATGAGGCCTTCAAGGCTTACGCTGCGACCCATAAAAATTGCGTCTTTCTTGTGGATACTTATGACACCCTTCGCATCGGTGTGCCAGCTGCCATTCAGGTGGCGCGTGAGTTGGGTGACCAGATTAACTTTATGGGTGTGCGGATTGACTCTGGGGATATTGCTTACATTTCCAAGAAAGTTCGTCAGCAACTGGACGAGGCTGGATTTACAGAGGCTAAGATTTATGCTTCAAATGACCTAGATGAAAATACTATCCTCAACCTCAAGATGCAAAAGGCTAAGATTGATGTCTGGGGTGTGGGAACTAAGCTGATTACAGCCTATGACCAGCCAGCGCTTGGGGCAGTTTATAAGATTGTGGCCATCGAAGATGAAAATGGTCAGATGCGCAACACCATCAAGCTGTCTAATAATGCGGAAAAAGTGTCTACGCCAGGTAAGAAGCAGGTGTGGCGCATTACTAGTCGTGAAAAAGGTAAGTCAGAGGGTGACTACATCACCTATGATGGTGTGGATGTGAGCGACATGACAGAAATCAAGATGTTCCATCCGACTTATACCTACATCAAGAAGACTGTTCGTAATTTTGATGCTGTTCCTCTCTTGGTGGATATTTTCAAGGACGGGCAATTGATTTACAACCTGCCTAGCTTGACTGAGATTCAGGCTTATGCCCGTAAGGAATTTGACAAGTTGTGGGATGAGTACAAGCGCGTGCTCAATCCTCAGCACTATCCAGTAGATTTGGCGCGTGATGTATGGCAAGACAAGATGGACTTGATTGACAAGATGCGCAAGGAAGCACTCGGTGAAGGAGAAGAAGAATGA
- the nadE gene encoding ammonia-dependent NAD(+) synthetase: MSLQETIIQELGVKPVIDAQEEIRRSIDFLKRYLKKHPFLKTFVLGISGGQDSTLAGRLAQLAMEELRAETGDDNYKFIAVRLPYGVQADEADAQKALAFIQPDVSLVVNIKESADAMTAAVEATGSSVSDFNKGNIKARCRMIAQYALAGAHSGAVIGTDHAAENITGFFTKFGDGGADILPLFRLNKRQGKQLLKELGADPALYEKIPTADLEEDKPGLADEVALGVTYNEIDDYLEGKTISPEAQMTIENWWHKGQHKRHLPITVFDDFWE; the protein is encoded by the coding sequence ATGAGTTTGCAAGAAACGATTATCCAAGAACTGGGCGTGAAACCAGTGATTGATGCCCAAGAAGAAATCCGTCGTTCTATTGATTTCTTAAAGAGATACCTGAAAAAACATCCCTTCCTAAAAACCTTTGTATTAGGGATTTCTGGAGGTCAGGACTCAACCTTGGCAGGTCGCTTGGCTCAATTAGCTATGGAAGAACTGCGAGCAGAAACGGGAGATGATAACTACAAATTTATCGCTGTCCGCCTGCCATACGGAGTGCAAGCTGATGAAGCAGATGCTCAAAAAGCTCTAGCCTTTATCCAGCCAGATGTCAGCTTAGTGGTTAATATCAAGGAATCAGCCGACGCTATGACGGCAGCAGTTGAAGCGACAGGAAGCTCTGTTTCAGACTTCAATAAGGGAAATATCAAGGCACGTTGCCGTATGATTGCCCAATATGCCCTTGCTGGTGCCCATAGCGGAGCGGTCATTGGGACAGACCATGCTGCGGAAAATATCACAGGTTTCTTTACCAAGTTTGGCGACGGTGGTGCAGATATTTTACCCCTTTTCCGTCTCAATAAACGACAAGGAAAGCAACTTTTGAAGGAACTTGGTGCAGACCCAGCCCTTTATGAAAAAATCCCAACAGCAGACCTAGAAGAAGACAAACCAGGCCTAGCTGATGAAGTTGCACTTGGAGTCACTTACAATGAAATTGATGACTACCTGGAAGGCAAAACAATCAGCCCAGAAGCCCAAATGACTATTGAAAACTGGTGGCACAAAGGCCAGCACAAACGCCACCTACCAATCACCGTATTTGATGACTTTTGGGAGTAA